The genome window TCAGCGATGTGGACCGCCGGCTGATCGACGACCGGAAGAAGATGCTGGAGAAGCTCAAGCAGCACGCCGAGATGACCGGTGTGGTCACACACGCCTTGGTCACGGTATCTCACGAGGTGGTAACGGCTGTCATCGATACCGCCAAAGAAGAAGCGGCGAACATGATCATCATCGGATGGAAGGGCTATACCAACACCCAGAAGCGCATCCTCGGCCGCAAGATGGACCTGATACTGCGTCTCACTCCCTGCGATGTGCTGTTCATCAAGTCGGATGAGAAGCTCAAACCGACACGCATCCTTATCCTTTCAGGCGGTCTTTGGCATGTCAGTGCCGCCACGGAGGTCGCGGCGATGGTGGCGAGGAAACAAGGCGCCCGTGTCACCATACTCAACGTCATTGTGGACGAGAAATACCTGGACAAGGCCAGAGAATACTCCAAGCGCCTTACCAGTATCCTCGAGGCGGAGAGCGTTCCGGTGCTCACCAAGGAGATCAGACCGGAAACGATAGTGGGAGGGGTCATCGGAGAATCGATGGACTATGACCTGCTGGTCATGGGATCCAGCGCCGCCAAGCGGTGGGAGGCCTTCGACTTTGGTCCGCTGCAGGACAAGATCATCACCAACGCCAAATGCCCCGTCCTCGTCTACAAGCACGTGGTCAAGAAGCAGATAGATGAGGACAAGACCGTTGAAGATGACTAAAGGGCTTCGGAGACGAACTCGTCCACGAATCTGTGGGTCCTCTCCACCGGTATCCTGGCTCCGGCACTGGAGGGATGCCCTCCCCCTTCCAGCCCATAGATCGCGGTGAATTCCTCCACGAAACGTCCGAGGTCGATGCCTCCAGCACACATTCCCCGCATCGAGATCGAAGAGTGTATCTTTCTTTCGTTGACCATTATGGCATACCGGCAACCGCGGCGGATGGCCACCTCGACGATCGCCCTGGTCCCGAATCCGTAGAGCGAACGGTTCTTGTCAGTGCTGTCGAAAATACCCACGCTGCCGTACACCCTGATGCCCGATTGGGCCCGGGCCAGGGCCTTAGGCCAACGTTGCTCGTTCACCACTTGGATGAAGCGGCTCTTGATGGGGTCCACCTGCGAAGGCCACAGACCCTGTGAAAGATGCTGCGCCGCCTGCCTGCGGAACGGATCGTCGTCTATGTTCAGTCTCCAGGAGAAATCCAGGATGCGGGATTCCTCGCAGACCTTCTGATGGCCATTATTGTTGACCATCTCCCTCAGGATCGGTGTGTCGAAGTATTCCACCTGGTCAGCGATGGCGACCAGCTTCTTCAACCGGTTCGGGGAATTGAGGAAACGGTACAGAACGCCAGCCGCGCTCATGCCCTCATTGATGACCTTGATCCCATTCGGACAAGCGCTGTTCGGGGTCGGATGATGGTCGATAAGGAACACCTTCTGCCGGTCCATCCTCGTCGCCATGGCCTCCGCCACGTCCGGAACGAGCGCGACGTCGGCAAGATAGATCTCTTTCGATGAGAAGTCCATTGACAAAGCCCTTGCACCAGCGGTCGGGGACGTGATAAAAGATACACGGGAGCTCGGATAACGGTTCAGAAAGATAGCGGCACTTACGATCCCGTCGACGTTCCCACGAGTTATCAGGTGCTTTTCCCGGTCATCCCTGGATAAGCTATCCATGTCCTCGGGAAACTATTATTCCATTGCTGACTATTTAACGGATTTGTACTGGAAATATTTACCGGAAATATGAATGGTTACGGTCAATATGTCAGTCGTCTGATGAGGGAATGTGAGATACATCGGTGTGGACCTGGCATGGAAATGTGTTGACCCGGAACCGTTGAACACGGCGGTATGCATCATGGACGAGCTCGCCATGGTCCAGACAAAGCGGGTGACCTGGGATGAGGAGATACTCGCCCTTATCGAAAGAGAGGGGGATTGCCTGGTTGGCATTGATGCATCGCTCACCGTTCCCAACCGGTCCGGAATGAGGTGCACGGAGAAACTGGTCAGGCAGATGGGCATCAACATCCTTCCGACCTCGAAGTACTACCTTTCGGAAAAATTTGGCGGTTCACGGGGAGAACGTATGGTCCATTCCCTTTGTCTCCATGGGTTCCGCATGGCCAAGCCCCTGGACCGTTCCGGACGCCTGATCTACGAGGTCTATCCCCATGCTTCGGTCCGGGCCATACTAGGCAGGCATCATTACAAGCACGGCCGTCTGGAAGATAGACGGCGAGGCTGCGTGGAACTGTTCAGGGCCATAAAGGTCCAGAATCCAGAGGTTCTGCTTCCGGAGGGGTTTGAGGCAAGCATCGTCAATTCCGATTCTTCTGGGATCAAAGGGATCGCCGACATGCTCGATTCGATGCTATGTTCAATCTCATTGTATAGGCATGCGATATATCGAGGCCAGACCACTCAGATGATCGGCGATGAGGACAATGGGTTTATCCTCGTTTGTCGATGAGAGGCTAGAAGATGACGACCGACGTACAGGATGGGATATGCGCGTCCTTCCAGAGGGCGGGCAGGGCCTATGGATATGACAAGGTGAGCGCGAGCTTCTTCCCGTTCAAGGATTTCAAGGCTTGCTGGCAAAGGACCGGGAACACCGCCGATTTCAAGGTGACGGATTACCTGGAATGCGCGGACGGCCAGATCATGAACGAGTTCGCGGACAACCTGTTCAAACGGCTCCGGTCAAAGGCCAAGGTGGAGCTCTACAACGATCGGATGAAGGACTGGTTCCAGTCGAGGCAGTTCCTGGACACCAACCGTCCGGTATATCTGCGACGCAGTCGTAACCTGGCATATCGTTCCGAAGGGAGCAGCTACGAGCTGCTGGAATCGTTCGAGCGGCTCAAGGACCAAGGGCTGGTTCCGGATCTGCCCAACACTTACATCACATGGACCAGGAACCCGAACAAAGCCCGTCTCGGCTATTGTTCGATACTGATGCGGGTCATTGCCATCAGCTCTGCCCTTGACACGGAAAAGGTACCGGAATATGTCAGCGAGTACGTGTTGTATCACGAACTGCTGCACCTGAGGGGCGGGCTGAGATCGCTCGGTCGCTACCACGACAGGGAGTTCAAGGACATGGAACGGATCCACCCACGCCATCGCGAGGCGGAGGACTGGCTGAAAAGGGTCGCGGCAAAGAAGGTGTAGGTTCGCGGCCCGTACCCGCTCCGGCATCAATATTAACCACCTATCATTTGGGACAAGGGGCAACCATGGCAGAAAAGAAGCAGTTCATCAGGGACCTTAACAAGGAGACCAAGGTCGACGACATGTTCTCGGTCAAGTTCAAGAAGCCGGTCCGCAAGAGCAAGAACGGTTTCATGTTCGACGTGCGTGTCGGCGACAAGACCGGCGAGATAGCGGTGAAGTACTTTGGCAACACCAACGAGATGGCGGTGCGCAAGGTGTTCGACTCGATCGTACCTGGAGGCGTTCTCCGCGTCAAGGGAAAGGCGCAGGAGTACAACGAGATCCTGGAGATCGCCATCAACCCGGACAACGGTGACATGGTGGTCCCGATGGCCGAAGGCGAGTATCGATTGGAGGATTTCGTCCCGAGGACCGAGAAGGACATCAACCTGATGATGACCCAGCTGAACGGTTACATCAAGAAGGTCAAGGACCCGAAGTTGCTCCAATTGCTTGGCTACTTCTTTGCCGACGAGGCGTTCGTGGAAGAGTTCAAGAAATGCCCCGCCGCGATAACCCATCACTGCAATTGGATCGGGGGGCTTCTCGAGCACACGCTGGACGTCACCAAGCTGTGCGATACTATGGGAGACATGTATCCCAGAATGGACCGGGACCTGCTGCTGGCCGGAGCGATCCTGCATGACATCGGTAAGGTGCATGAGTATGAGGTGACGACGAACATCGACTGCACCAACGAAGGCAGGCTGCGCGGTCACATCGTCATCGGTTCAGAGATGATCAGTTTCGCCATACGCTCGATCCCGGAGTTCCCGGACAATCTGCGGCTCAAGATCAGCCACATAATCCTGAGCAGCCATGGGGAGCTGGAGTATGGCTCACCTAAGGAGCCATCGTTCCCCGAGGCGGTCGCCATAGCCCAGGCGGACACAATGGACTCCAGGATCCAGGAGATCGTCCGCGCCAAGCAGGATGCCCGGACCGAGGACGAGTGGGCCTGGAACAAGGAACTGGGCAGCATCTATCTGCGCTGAAAAGAAACAAGGTCGGTCCCCTTCAGGGGACGACCATCACAGGCACCTTGGAGTGCTGGGAGACCTGGCTGGATACGCTGCCCATGAGGAAGCCGCGGATCGCGCTCAATCCTCTGGTCCCGACGACCACCAGGTCATACCCCCGTTCCGAGACCGTAAGGATCTTTTCGGCGGCGTTGCCGAACTCGATGTCGGTGTCGAAGGTGATGCCGGCCTCCGCGAAAGCCATCTTCGCCTTCTCCATTCTCTGTTCGCCGAAGCCTTTCTCCTCATCGATATAGGTGGACTTCCCGGCAAGCATGTCATGGTCAGAGGGCGACACCACGAACAGCAACGTCACTTTGGCATCAAATTTCTTGGCCACTTGCGCCGCCAGCGATGCCGCTCTGTTCGAATTGCTCGAGCCGTCGATACCGACCAGAATTCTCTTGATCTCGGAGGACATATTACCGTTATGAAATAGTCCATCCGAAAGGAAATAAAAGTGTTGGTCAAAAACGGAACAAATTACACGAGCCCGGGTCGGTATCTTTCATGCTTGGTCACTCCTCAGGCTCTTTGGGGATCGTAAATTGGAATTCCGTTCCCTTCCCGGGTTCCGAATCGAACCATATCTTGCCGCCATGCCTCTCCACGATCTTCTTGCTGATGGCCAATCCGATCCCGGTGCCCTCGTATTCTTCCCTGGTGTGAAGTCTTCGGAATAGGACGAAGAGCTTGTCCTTATACTCTGGGTCGATCCCGATCCCATTGTCCTTCACCGAAAAACACCAATTCGAACCGTGATCAATAACAGAAATGTGAACCTCAGGTCTCTCCTTTCCATGGAATTTTATACCGTTGCTGACCAGGTTCTGCATGACCTGGACCATCTGTGAATAGTCAGCCTTGATCACGGGAAGGCTGTCCTGCAACAACAATGCCCGGTCCTCATCGATCCGGACCGAGAGGTTGTCCCTCACCTCCGACATCACCTTCTCCATGTCGACCTCCATGGGAGGCTTTCCTTTAGTATCGACCCGGGAGAACTCGAGCAGATCGTTGACCAGATCCCTTGCTCTAAGGCCTCCCTCCACTGCGAAATCGAGGAATCGTTTGGCTTCCCCGTCCAACTTATCCCCGTATCTGCTCTCGAGCAGATTGAGATACGCCGTCACCATCCGCAGCGGCTCCTGAAGATCATGCGATGCCACATAGGCGAACTGCTGCAGCTCGGTGTTTGACCGTTCCAGTTCCGTGGTCCGCTCCTCAACCAGTTTGGTCAGTTCGGTACGGTGGGATCGTAGCTCTTCCTCGTTGAGACCTCTTTGAAGCACCGCCCCGATGAGCGATGCGACCGCCAGGTAGATATCGATGATATGTCGGTCCAAGGTCACATCATCGTCAAACCCGACGATCAGCACCCTCTTGACCTGTCTCTCGATGGTCACGGGCAAGAACAGGAACTGCAGGCCGATGTCATCATGACGTGTATTGGTGAGGAATCCTGAGCTTAACACTTCGGCGGAGGCCTCCTCGATCCCCAACCCACGGTAATCCAGGACTGGATCCGTCGGGTCCCTTGACCAATGGGCTATGCTCAATCCGCCATCCGGATCCTGGTGAGCGAACCCCACCATCCGGCCTCCCATGAATCGGATGATGGCCCTGGATATCTCCTCCTCTGGCCGCAGGTCGCTTATCCCCACGATGTACTGGGAGATCCGTATGTATTCGTTCAGCCCAAGGACATCTGTGCATGGTCCCGAGGTCATAGGCCTAAGGTACAGATTCTCGAGGAACAGGTCATCGAAACCCGGCTCCATGGCCAGGTTGATGAGCTTGCCCGTTCTTCTTATTTGTTCGGCGCCCACCCTTGCTTGGGGCGTTGCCAGCATGTCCTCGCAGCCCATGAGCGAAGCGTTCCCGATGACCGAGAACCTGGAGGTTGGCAGGTATGGAAGGAGGCCGATGCGCTTTGCGCTTTCTATGCTCAGGGATTGGCCGAAATTCCCGGTGATGTACACCTTCTTCAGAGAATCCAGCGGTAGGCCGGCCTTATTCAGCAGGGCCCATATTCCAGAGGCCACGGCCGATTTCGCGCGCATGATGCGGTCGATGTCGGACTTGGTGAAAACGAAACCGCTTTTCTGATCGACCGTCCGGGCATCGCCTCCGGTGAAGTTGCCCTTCCCGTCCACCACTCCGGTCTGCACCATCTTTGCCAATGCGTCGATGAGGGCGGAGCCGCTCAGACCCTCTTCGACCTTTCCCCTCAGGGCCGTTGGGTCGCAAACAGCGCCCGAAGTCAAAACCGATCCGCCATCCGGATCATTATCGATGGCCGAACCGCATCTCATGCCCACCCCTTCCATCGCTGGCCCTCCGGCACAGGCGGTGATGAGGAGGTCTTTGCCATCCCACAGGCACACTTCGGTGTTGGTCCCGAGATCGATCATCAGGTTAGGTCCGGGATCATCCATGAGGCCGGTGGCCACAATGCCCGCGATGGCGTCCGATCCAACAAAACCAGCCAGCGGGGGCGTCATGGTCATTGTCAATCCGGACCCCATTTTGAAAGCTGAGAAATGGACGGTCTCTTCATTGCCATCCGCATTGAACCGGTCCGACCATTTCCTTGTGGAAAGCATGTCCAGGGGATCTGCTGCACCAAGTATCGAAATCATGGTGGTGTTGCCCACGAGGC of Methanomassiliicoccales archaeon contains these proteins:
- a CDS encoding universal stress protein — protein: MSSEIKRILVGIDGSSNSNRAASLAAQVAKKFDAKVTLLFVVSPSDHDMLAGKSTYIDEEKGFGEQRMEKAKMAFAEAGITFDTDIEFGNAAEKILTVSERGYDLVVVGTRGLSAIRGFLMGSVSSQVSQHSKVPVMVVP
- a CDS encoding DHHA1 domain-containing protein: MDSLSRDDREKHLITRGNVDGIVSAAIFLNRYPSSRVSFITSPTAGARALSMDFSSKEIYLADVALVPDVAEAMATRMDRQKVFLIDHHPTPNSACPNGIKVINEGMSAAGVLYRFLNSPNRLKKLVAIADQVEYFDTPILREMVNNNGHQKVCEESRILDFSWRLNIDDDPFRRQAAQHLSQGLWPSQVDPIKSRFIQVVNEQRWPKALARAQSGIRVYGSVGIFDSTDKNRSLYGFGTRAIVEVAIRRGCRYAIMVNERKIHSSISMRGMCAGGIDLGRFVEEFTAIYGLEGGGHPSSAGARIPVERTHRFVDEFVSEAL
- a CDS encoding universal stress protein, yielding SDVDRRLIDDRKKMLEKLKQHAEMTGVVTHALVTVSHEVVTAVIDTAKEEAANMIIIGWKGYTNTQKRILGRKMDLILRLTPCDVLFIKSDEKLKPTRILILSGGLWHVSAATEVAAMVARKQGARVTILNVIVDEKYLDKAREYSKRLTSILEAESVPVLTKEIRPETIVGGVIGESMDYDLLVMGSSAAKRWEAFDFGPLQDKIITNAKCPVLVYKHVVKKQIDEDKTVEDD
- a CDS encoding HD domain-containing protein; protein product: MAEKKQFIRDLNKETKVDDMFSVKFKKPVRKSKNGFMFDVRVGDKTGEIAVKYFGNTNEMAVRKVFDSIVPGGVLRVKGKAQEYNEILEIAINPDNGDMVVPMAEGEYRLEDFVPRTEKDINLMMTQLNGYIKKVKDPKLLQLLGYFFADEAFVEEFKKCPAAITHHCNWIGGLLEHTLDVTKLCDTMGDMYPRMDRDLLLAGAILHDIGKVHEYEVTTNIDCTNEGRLRGHIVIGSEMISFAIRSIPEFPDNLRLKISHIILSSHGELEYGSPKEPSFPEAVAIAQADTMDSRIQEIVRAKQDARTEDEWAWNKELGSIYLR
- a CDS encoding M48 family metallopeptidase, with the protein product MTTDVQDGICASFQRAGRAYGYDKVSASFFPFKDFKACWQRTGNTADFKVTDYLECADGQIMNEFADNLFKRLRSKAKVELYNDRMKDWFQSRQFLDTNRPVYLRRSRNLAYRSEGSSYELLESFERLKDQGLVPDLPNTYITWTRNPNKARLGYCSILMRVIAISSALDTEKVPEYVSEYVLYHELLHLRGGLRSLGRYHDREFKDMERIHPRHREAEDWLKRVAAKKV
- a CDS encoding DUF429 domain-containing protein, coding for MRYIGVDLAWKCVDPEPLNTAVCIMDELAMVQTKRVTWDEEILALIEREGDCLVGIDASLTVPNRSGMRCTEKLVRQMGINILPTSKYYLSEKFGGSRGERMVHSLCLHGFRMAKPLDRSGRLIYEVYPHASVRAILGRHHYKHGRLEDRRRGCVELFRAIKVQNPEVLLPEGFEASIVNSDSSGIKGIADMLDSMLCSISLYRHAIYRGQTTQMIGDEDNGFILVCR
- a CDS encoding ASKHA domain-containing protein; this encodes MPGCTRTIEYVPGKSLRQIVERAGLEIRSGCNGNGTCGLCMVKVAGDIDPIPTRNERASIGEEMILQGYRLACQYVPREDVEAILPGIRRNSDWRPIADERPSKTRARPTMAADPDNGSGYAIAVDVGTTTIKVSLLDLMTRKRLAGLIRENPQNAYGSDVISRLVALRDEPECVRKMREETLSVIYQGILRLMAVAGLDIEDVDQARLVGNTTMISILGAADPLDMLSTRKWSDRFNADGNEETVHFSAFKMGSGLTMTMTPPLAGFVGSDAIAGIVATGLMDDPGPNLMIDLGTNTEVCLWDGKDLLITACAGGPAMEGVGMRCGSAIDNDPDGGSVLTSGAVCDPTALRGKVEEGLSGSALIDALAKMVQTGVVDGKGNFTGGDARTVDQKSGFVFTKSDIDRIMRAKSAVASGIWALLNKAGLPLDSLKKVYITGNFGQSLSIESAKRIGLLPYLPTSRFSVIGNASLMGCEDMLATPQARVGAEQIRRTGKLINLAMEPGFDDLFLENLYLRPMTSGPCTDVLGLNEYIRISQYIVGISDLRPEEEISRAIIRFMGGRMVGFAHQDPDGGLSIAHWSRDPTDPVLDYRGLGIEEASAEVLSSGFLTNTRHDDIGLQFLFLPVTIERQVKRVLIVGFDDDVTLDRHIIDIYLAVASLIGAVLQRGLNEEELRSHRTELTKLVEERTTELERSNTELQQFAYVASHDLQEPLRMVTAYLNLLESRYGDKLDGEAKRFLDFAVEGGLRARDLVNDLLEFSRVDTKGKPPMEVDMEKVMSEVRDNLSVRIDEDRALLLQDSLPVIKADYSQMVQVMQNLVSNGIKFHGKERPEVHISVIDHGSNWCFSVKDNGIGIDPEYKDKLFVLFRRLHTREEYEGTGIGLAISKKIVERHGGKIWFDSEPGKGTEFQFTIPKEPEE